The following proteins come from a genomic window of Maribacter sp. HTCC2170:
- a CDS encoding putative signal transducing protein, which translates to MKTNYKKVFTGESIEAQRVVGKLHEIGIEAVVKDEAKSARLAGFASSMLGQIDIYVHKDEFEKALLAINS; encoded by the coding sequence GAAAACAAACTATAAAAAAGTATTTACAGGGGAATCAATTGAAGCTCAACGCGTTGTAGGTAAACTTCATGAAATAGGAATTGAAGCCGTGGTCAAAGACGAAGCGAAATCGGCAAGACTGGCAGGGTTTGCCTCATCTATGTTGGGCCAGATAGATATATATGTTCATAAAGATGAGTTTGAAAAGGCTCTTTTAGCAATTAATTCTTAA
- a CDS encoding hybrid sensor histidine kinase/response regulator transcription factor produces MMKIKDGLKFSFLIFLFIFLHDSGFSQNNQPRVKYFTLEDGISQVSSNDLLLDTSGFIWIATQDGLNKFDGNKFIHYKYNKQDSLTLSGNLISKLLEDSTGKIWVGTIGNGLNYYNPELEIFNRVKLKESSISNEIITALVEDNQNNIWVASRVSGLHKLSFSEQGDIIQKNFLPGKAITSALIDDENMLWIGDNKGTISQLNPSSAKISNSKPITKVQGNIQAFHRTANHLLIGGGLGFHMYDIDNRQVDLIDLSTGEELSTRHVSSFLKNDHQSVWIGTGNGVYLFDWVNRRILNKILYSEDKKNGLSNGTVQALLKISKDQMLVGTANYPNLIDLAEPHIKNISKDQRGDHLLNDNVIFSILKDDGDLWIGTSDGGLNLIRKGQPYYFKYNPNTPNGFSGTVVRAIVKDDVNKRLWLATTRGLNMIDLKTFDPENPRFSIFQYNPTNPNSINGDFLRDLVLDKNNNLWGTTNGLGIFRMEYVNDEDYEIIRYNNSPTNQNSLINDFSNCIKFDKENNIWIGTQSGLSKLSFDSNSYQNPFFTNFSKIEGDENSLAHNSVYDIVIDKEDRIWLGTRSGFSQYLGSGKFRSWTQQKQFSNDVVYSIQDDIYGNLWMGTNEGIVKYNPHNNTFKQFNIEDGIQSKEFDIHARFTDDDGLIYLGGIGGVTYFHPDNLEQIDKPQSLYFSGLQVKGNPVKVNNGSKSILKQPIKTTEHLEFKHNEFPFFLQFSSIDYRINKNVEYAYKLLPTDSEWIFLKDPEIQFLNLPSGDYTLQVNGFSRGKEWEQAPLEMNLEILPPWWTTWWAYLIYAGIAVAIADRFYRFQLSKKLAVSESARLKEVNQLKNSLYDNITHEFRTPLTVILGMTDALESELNTKTTPPINNAVEMIRRNGNNLLSLVNEMLDLSKLESGHLETNMAQINVVPFIKYLGESFQSFAQEDEIHFTVYSEVDELMMDVDTTKLSTIISNLLSNAIKFTPALGKIVLHLHNENNTHLIIKVSDTGTGISKDELPHIFNRFYQADSTVTRKRDGTGIGLALTKELVNLLGGEISVTTAVDEGSVFKVILPITQNAEKIGIESLKLNKKTIAPYSLSEIQTESTENNDNELPLILIIEDNKDVAYYLDQCLKGHYKTIHAINGVLGLEMAFEHIPDIIISDVMMPGKDGYEVCAMLKEDERTDHIPIILLTAKVTTKDRVMGLTQGADAYLAKPFIKEELFARLEQLLSLRKKLISKFQHDHVSKVIAKQPKNVETKFIAKVIDLIHEELDNSAFGTSELSFKLRLSESQVYRKLKAISGKSTAVFIRTIRLETAKEQLQNTDKTVSEIAYAVGFNDPSWFSRAFKEEFGHPPSERFKQ; encoded by the coding sequence ATGATGAAAATAAAAGACGGTCTTAAATTTTCTTTCTTGATTTTTCTATTCATTTTCTTACATGATTCTGGTTTTTCACAAAATAATCAACCAAGAGTTAAATACTTCACTTTGGAAGATGGTATTTCACAAGTTTCCTCCAATGACCTTTTGTTGGATACTTCAGGATTTATATGGATTGCAACACAAGATGGACTCAACAAGTTTGACGGAAACAAATTCATTCACTATAAATACAACAAACAAGATTCCTTGACGCTATCAGGTAATCTTATCAGCAAACTTCTTGAAGATTCAACGGGTAAAATTTGGGTCGGTACAATTGGCAATGGTTTGAATTATTACAATCCCGAACTGGAGATTTTTAATCGGGTAAAACTCAAAGAGTCATCTATTAGCAATGAAATTATTACTGCTTTAGTTGAAGATAACCAGAACAATATATGGGTAGCTTCTAGGGTATCTGGGTTACATAAACTAAGTTTTTCAGAACAAGGTGATATTATTCAGAAGAATTTCTTGCCGGGGAAAGCTATTACAAGTGCCCTTATCGATGATGAAAACATGCTTTGGATTGGTGATAACAAAGGTACAATTTCCCAATTAAATCCGTCTTCCGCGAAAATATCCAATTCTAAGCCCATAACAAAGGTGCAAGGAAATATACAAGCATTTCACCGTACAGCAAATCATTTATTGATTGGTGGAGGTTTAGGTTTTCACATGTATGACATTGACAACAGACAAGTCGACCTAATTGATCTTAGTACAGGTGAAGAATTGTCTACAAGACATGTTTCGTCCTTTTTGAAAAATGATCACCAAAGTGTATGGATTGGTACAGGAAATGGTGTATATCTTTTTGATTGGGTAAATCGCCGCATCTTAAACAAGATTCTATATTCAGAAGATAAAAAGAATGGTCTTAGCAATGGTACGGTACAAGCCCTTTTGAAAATTTCAAAAGACCAAATGTTAGTGGGCACAGCTAACTATCCAAATCTAATAGATTTAGCTGAACCACATATTAAGAATATTTCAAAGGACCAAAGAGGCGATCATTTATTGAATGACAATGTAATATTTTCAATTTTAAAGGATGATGGTGATTTATGGATTGGCACTTCAGACGGCGGATTAAATCTTATTAGGAAAGGACAACCCTATTATTTCAAATATAACCCCAACACTCCAAATGGTTTTTCAGGGACTGTTGTTAGGGCAATAGTGAAAGATGACGTAAATAAAAGATTGTGGCTGGCCACTACACGCGGGTTAAATATGATTGACCTCAAAACATTTGACCCTGAGAATCCTAGGTTTTCTATTTTTCAGTACAATCCTACAAATCCAAATTCCATAAACGGGGATTTTCTAAGAGATCTTGTGCTAGACAAAAACAATAACCTTTGGGGAACAACCAATGGTCTTGGTATTTTTCGCATGGAATATGTCAATGATGAAGATTACGAAATCATTAGATATAACAACAGTCCAACAAATCAAAACTCTTTAATCAATGATTTTTCCAATTGTATCAAGTTCGATAAAGAAAATAACATATGGATTGGAACGCAATCAGGACTTTCAAAACTAAGTTTTGATTCAAATTCATATCAAAATCCATTCTTTACCAATTTTTCTAAAATTGAGGGTGATGAAAACTCCCTGGCCCATAATTCTGTCTACGATATTGTTATTGATAAGGAAGACCGCATTTGGCTAGGTACGCGAAGTGGTTTTAGCCAGTATCTCGGAAGTGGAAAATTCAGATCTTGGACCCAACAAAAACAGTTCAGCAATGATGTGGTTTATAGCATCCAAGATGACATCTATGGCAACCTCTGGATGGGAACCAATGAAGGTATTGTAAAGTACAACCCACATAACAATACATTTAAACAATTCAATATTGAAGATGGTATCCAGAGTAAGGAGTTTGATATTCATGCGCGATTTACCGATGATGACGGACTAATTTATCTAGGAGGAATTGGAGGGGTCACCTATTTTCACCCCGACAATCTTGAACAAATAGACAAGCCGCAAAGTTTGTATTTCTCAGGCTTACAGGTAAAAGGCAATCCAGTTAAGGTAAACAACGGATCAAAGTCAATATTAAAGCAACCAATCAAAACAACTGAGCATCTTGAATTTAAACACAATGAATTCCCATTTTTTCTTCAGTTTTCCTCTATTGACTACAGAATTAACAAAAACGTCGAGTATGCCTACAAACTACTACCTACTGATTCGGAATGGATTTTTTTAAAAGATCCAGAAATTCAATTTTTAAATCTTCCCTCTGGTGATTACACCTTGCAGGTCAATGGTTTCTCGAGAGGTAAAGAATGGGAACAAGCACCTCTCGAGATGAACCTAGAAATCTTACCTCCCTGGTGGACAACTTGGTGGGCGTATCTCATATATGCAGGAATAGCGGTAGCTATTGCTGACAGGTTCTACCGTTTTCAACTCTCCAAGAAACTAGCCGTATCAGAAAGTGCTCGTTTGAAAGAGGTGAATCAATTAAAAAATAGTTTATACGACAATATAACCCATGAATTTAGAACACCGTTGACGGTTATTCTAGGAATGACAGATGCATTGGAGAGTGAATTAAATACTAAGACAACACCGCCAATAAACAATGCCGTTGAAATGATACGCAGAAATGGAAACAATCTCTTGTCTCTTGTAAATGAAATGTTAGACCTTTCAAAACTTGAGAGTGGGCACTTAGAAACAAATATGGCGCAGATAAATGTTGTTCCATTTATAAAGTATCTTGGGGAAAGTTTTCAATCTTTTGCCCAAGAAGACGAAATACATTTCACGGTATATTCAGAAGTGGATGAATTAATGATGGATGTTGATACTACCAAACTATCAACCATTATCTCTAACCTACTTTCCAATGCAATCAAATTCACTCCTGCATTGGGCAAAATAGTACTGCATTTACATAATGAGAATAATACCCATTTAATAATCAAGGTAAGTGATACCGGAACGGGAATATCAAAAGACGAACTGCCCCATATATTCAATAGATTTTACCAGGCAGATTCCACGGTTACCAGAAAAAGAGACGGAACGGGTATTGGACTTGCCTTGACCAAAGAGTTGGTCAACCTCTTAGGTGGTGAAATTTCTGTGACCACCGCAGTGGATGAAGGTAGTGTCTTTAAAGTAATATTACCAATCACACAAAATGCAGAAAAGATTGGTATTGAGTCATTAAAGTTAAATAAGAAAACAATCGCTCCATATTCTCTTTCAGAAATTCAGACAGAGAGCACAGAAAATAATGATAACGAGTTACCCTTAATACTAATTATTGAAGATAATAAAGATGTTGCCTATTATTTAGATCAATGTTTGAAGGGACATTACAAAACAATCCACGCTATCAATGGAGTTCTAGGACTTGAGATGGCCTTTGAACATATTCCAGATATAATTATTTCTGACGTAATGATGCCGGGCAAAGATGGGTACGAAGTATGTGCCATGCTAAAAGAGGATGAACGTACAGACCATATTCCGATTATTCTACTAACGGCCAAAGTAACCACAAAAGACCGCGTTATGGGCCTCACACAAGGGGCAGACGCCTATTTGGCTAAACCATTTATAAAAGAAGAGCTCTTTGCAAGATTAGAGCAATTGCTCTCTTTAAGAAAAAAGTTGATTTCCAAGTTCCAACATGACCATGTCTCCAAAGTAATTGCCAAACAACCCAAAAATGTTGAAACCAAATTTATTGCCAAAGTAATTGACCTTATTCATGAGGAATTGGACAATTCGGCTTTTGGTACTTCAGAACTTAGTTTTAAACTGCGATTAAGCGAATCACAGGTTTACAGAAAGCTAAAAGCCATTTCAGGAAAATCCACCGCTGTTTTTATAAGGACCATTCGTTTGGAAACTGCAAAAGAACAATTACAAAACACTGATAAAACGGTTTCTGAAATTGCTTATGCCGTTGGTTTCAACGATCCTTCATGGTTTAGCAGGGCTTTTAAAGAAGAATTCGGTCACCCTCCGAGCGAAAGGTTTAAACAATAG
- a CDS encoding tetratricopeptide repeat protein: MKTTINLVLLILLCLGCKDKKTTPAIASLDLVRGELLLCGDGQFGEIKFSLSCSYETRADFDLAVALLHSFQYAEAEKAFVKVIDADPNCPMAYWGVAMSIYHAAWFPPSEKDLIKGSKVLAVAKQLSMDEKQHDYINAIDSFYSDWQNVDHKTRAKRFEEEMEKIYLKYPEDIEAAIFYTLALYSTRDRVGKEYKNEIKAGKILESLFADNPDHPGIAHYIIHNYDNSVLAEKGLETARRYAKIAPSSSHAQHMPSHIFTRLGIWEESIQSNIESAESSRCYTQALGINEGYFEELHAIDYLVYAYLQKGDNAKAEEQYELINKLRSFYPTTITAVIYPIAAIPSRLALENKNWERAVNLELQEMDLDWEQFPWQKAIHHFAKALGASNTKDFSLAEEQIAIITKLYENLAAQNDRSKFIQVKQVQIQVKTAQAWLQFNKNDKENGLALMQEAAEMERKTSLHPVTPGDVLPAIELLGDMLLDMNRPKEALAAYQENLNKHPERFNGVYGAAIAAKQSGNLEKANQYFNQLIDLTKNSDSTRPEIEEAKKFIQKS, from the coding sequence ATGAAAACCACAATCAATTTAGTTTTACTAATTCTCTTGTGTTTAGGATGCAAAGATAAAAAAACCACTCCTGCAATAGCGTCTCTAGACCTAGTCAGAGGGGAGCTTTTACTTTGTGGTGATGGTCAATTTGGTGAAATTAAATTTTCATTATCCTGTAGTTACGAAACAAGAGCTGATTTTGACCTTGCCGTTGCACTCCTGCATTCATTCCAATATGCTGAAGCCGAGAAAGCCTTCGTAAAAGTTATTGATGCCGACCCCAATTGTCCAATGGCTTATTGGGGAGTTGCTATGAGTATTTATCATGCCGCATGGTTTCCTCCTTCTGAGAAAGATTTAATTAAAGGCTCTAAAGTTTTAGCGGTCGCCAAACAACTGTCGATGGACGAGAAGCAACATGATTATATAAATGCCATTGATTCCTTTTACTCCGATTGGCAAAATGTTGACCACAAAACAAGGGCCAAGCGTTTCGAAGAAGAGATGGAAAAAATCTATCTAAAATATCCTGAAGATATTGAAGCTGCCATTTTTTATACTTTGGCCTTATACTCTACCAGAGATAGGGTAGGGAAAGAATATAAAAACGAAATAAAGGCAGGGAAAATCCTTGAATCACTTTTTGCCGACAACCCTGATCATCCTGGCATCGCCCATTACATAATTCATAATTATGACAATTCCGTTTTAGCGGAAAAAGGATTGGAAACGGCTCGTAGATATGCGAAAATAGCACCTTCCTCATCTCACGCCCAGCATATGCCATCACATATTTTCACCAGATTGGGAATCTGGGAAGAGTCGATACAATCAAATATTGAGTCTGCCGAAAGCTCAAGATGTTATACTCAAGCCTTAGGGATTAATGAAGGTTACTTTGAGGAGCTACATGCCATAGATTATTTGGTCTATGCCTATTTACAAAAAGGAGATAATGCTAAAGCTGAAGAGCAATATGAACTAATAAATAAACTAAGGTCCTTTTACCCTACCACCATCACGGCGGTTATTTATCCAATTGCCGCAATACCTTCAAGGTTAGCACTTGAGAACAAAAATTGGGAGAGGGCTGTAAACCTTGAATTGCAAGAAATGGACTTGGACTGGGAACAATTCCCTTGGCAAAAAGCCATTCATCATTTTGCTAAAGCATTAGGAGCATCAAACACAAAGGATTTCTCTTTGGCTGAAGAACAGATTGCTATAATTACAAAATTGTATGAGAATTTAGCTGCCCAAAATGACCGCTCTAAGTTTATTCAGGTAAAACAGGTTCAGATACAAGTTAAAACAGCACAGGCTTGGTTACAGTTTAACAAAAATGATAAAGAAAACGGATTAGCATTAATGCAAGAAGCCGCTGAGATGGAACGTAAAACAAGTTTACATCCAGTAACCCCTGGTGACGTTTTACCCGCTATAGAATTATTGGGAGATATGCTTTTAGACATGAATAGACCAAAAGAAGCATTAGCTGCTTACCAAGAGAATCTAAATAAACATCCAGAAAGATTTAATGGCGTTTACGGTGCTGCCATAGCGGCCAAACAGTCTGGTAATCTAGAAAAAGCAAATCAATATTTTAACCAACTTATTGATTTGACCAAAAATTCCGATAGTACTCGTCCCGAAATTGAAGAAGCCAAAAAATTTATACAAAAATCCTAA
- a CDS encoding tetratricopeptide repeat protein, whose amino-acid sequence MTKTIKLLLITLIFIGCKDKTTPSLASLDLTRGELLLCGDGQFGEVSFSESCSYETRETFNLAIALLHSFEYIEAEKAFVQVIDVDPECPMAYWGVAMSIYHGLWAPPSEDVLIKGNKLINAAKSLPKSKKAAQYLDAIGAFYEDWKTVDNQTRKERYAQKMKEMYLANTNDTEVGVFYALALRASALPTDKTYKIQQEAGKILERLFEKEPNHPGIAHYIIHSYDYPELAELGLNTARRYAQIAPNSAHAQHMPSHIFTRLGLWQESIDTNINSASSATCYAESIAPGAHWDEEVHAMGYLVYSYLQTGDNVNAIEQYEYFKTFKEIFPPNFKIAYTAAAIPARIAVENKNWEEASKIELPNNIELDWEQFPWQKSLLHFAKALGSIHTNDLESAQSQLDLLSSFEDELKAINDAYKANQVAIQIKSAEAWLQLKKGNQEDALKLMTKAAEMESLTSKHPVTPGEILPADELLADMLLAIKKPKEALVVYELNLVRRPNRFNGVYGAALAAKQSGNLEKANQYFNQLIDLTKNSDSTRPEIEEAKKFIQQS is encoded by the coding sequence ATGACAAAAACAATCAAATTACTTTTAATAACCTTAATCTTTATAGGATGTAAGGATAAAACAACTCCGTCGTTAGCTTCCTTAGACCTAACAAGAGGAGAGTTATTATTATGTGGTGATGGTCAATTTGGGGAAGTTAGTTTCTCTGAATCCTGTAGCTATGAAACTCGAGAGACTTTTAATCTCGCCATTGCTCTATTACACTCTTTTGAGTATATCGAAGCTGAAAAGGCTTTTGTTCAAGTGATTGATGTCGACCCTGAATGTCCTATGGCATATTGGGGTGTGGCCATGAGTATATACCACGGACTATGGGCTCCGCCTTCAGAAGATGTACTTATTAAAGGAAATAAATTGATTAATGCTGCGAAAAGTTTACCAAAATCTAAAAAAGCAGCTCAATATTTAGATGCTATTGGTGCTTTTTATGAAGATTGGAAAACCGTGGACAATCAAACCCGAAAGGAGCGGTATGCTCAAAAAATGAAGGAAATGTACCTTGCCAACACCAATGATACCGAGGTTGGCGTTTTTTATGCGTTGGCCTTGAGAGCATCAGCTCTGCCAACAGATAAAACCTATAAAATTCAACAAGAAGCGGGTAAAATATTGGAACGTTTATTTGAAAAAGAACCTAATCATCCTGGAATCGCACATTATATAATTCATTCGTATGATTATCCTGAATTGGCAGAACTCGGACTTAATACAGCCCGGCGCTATGCACAAATTGCACCTAATTCTGCACATGCCCAGCATATGCCCTCTCATATTTTTACACGATTAGGTCTATGGCAAGAGTCTATAGATACGAATATTAATTCTGCTTCTTCAGCTACTTGTTATGCTGAAAGCATAGCGCCTGGAGCGCATTGGGATGAGGAAGTGCATGCGATGGGCTATTTAGTTTATTCTTATCTACAAACCGGAGATAATGTAAATGCTATAGAGCAGTACGAATATTTTAAAACATTTAAAGAAATTTTTCCTCCAAATTTTAAAATCGCTTATACCGCAGCGGCCATTCCGGCACGAATAGCTGTTGAAAACAAAAATTGGGAAGAAGCTTCTAAAATAGAATTACCAAATAACATTGAACTGGATTGGGAACAATTTCCTTGGCAAAAATCACTATTACACTTTGCTAAGGCTTTAGGAAGTATCCATACAAATGATTTAGAAAGTGCCCAATCTCAACTCGATCTGCTTAGCTCATTTGAGGATGAGTTAAAAGCAATAAATGATGCTTACAAAGCCAATCAAGTTGCAATTCAAATAAAGTCAGCTGAAGCCTGGTTACAACTCAAAAAAGGAAATCAAGAAGATGCATTGAAGTTAATGACCAAAGCTGCGGAAATGGAAAGCTTAACTTCTAAACATCCGGTAACGCCGGGTGAGATACTACCAGCAGATGAACTTTTGGCAGATATGCTCTTGGCTATAAAAAAACCAAAAGAGGCATTAGTTGTATATGAATTGAACTTAGTTAGACGACCCAATAGATTTAATGGTGTTTATGGAGCTGCCTTAGCGGCCAAACAGTCTGGTAATCTAGAAAAAGCAAATCAATATTTTAACCAACTTATTGATTTGACCAAAAATTCCGATAGTACTCGTCCCGAAATTGAAGAAGCCAAAAAGTTTATACAACAATCTTAA
- a CDS encoding pyridoxal phosphate-dependent decarboxylase family protein has product MSKNRNTPIEIHKSDFKKIGYNLIDIIANFFDAVDDYPVTPGESALQLQKVLGTSNLPEEGKSAEEIISKSLNLLLNHSLFNGHPRFMGYITSSPAPIGVLADMLASAVNQNVGAQILSPMATEIEKQTIQWLAEFIGVSPSYGGILVSGGNMANFTAFLAARTAKAPKSLKEEGLLNSNSRLMVYCSKTTHTWVEKAAILFGHGSKSVRWIPTDSENKMNNELLSIAIKQDIEKGYQPFMVIGTAGDVSTGAVDNLTEIALICKEQNLWFHIDGAYGAPAAIIPELKELFLGIEEADSIALDPHKWLYAPLEAGCTLVKNPKHLIDTFSSNPEYYNFTKDEEGQSLNFYEYGLQNSRGFRALKVWMALQQNGRKGYKKMIGEDIVLSQLLFDLATSHPELEAITQNLSITTFRYVPQQGLPNDKEKRETYLNTLNEKILDKLQQGGEVFLSNAIINEKYCLRGCIVNFRTSQKDIEEIIEIVVREGDKMHRELQTN; this is encoded by the coding sequence ATGTCCAAAAATAGAAATACACCCATTGAAATTCACAAGTCCGACTTCAAAAAAATCGGCTATAATCTCATTGATATCATTGCGAACTTTTTTGATGCTGTGGATGACTATCCAGTAACTCCTGGCGAATCAGCCCTCCAATTGCAAAAAGTCTTGGGCACTTCAAATTTACCTGAAGAAGGAAAATCTGCAGAGGAAATTATTTCAAAATCTTTAAACCTATTATTAAATCATTCCTTATTCAATGGGCACCCTAGATTCATGGGGTACATCACCTCCTCACCTGCACCAATTGGAGTTTTGGCAGACATGCTTGCTTCCGCTGTAAATCAAAATGTAGGTGCTCAGATTTTGAGCCCAATGGCCACAGAAATCGAAAAACAAACAATACAATGGTTGGCAGAATTTATTGGGGTATCACCTAGTTATGGTGGAATTTTGGTCAGTGGTGGAAACATGGCAAACTTTACCGCTTTTTTGGCTGCAAGAACTGCTAAGGCCCCAAAAAGTTTAAAAGAAGAAGGTTTACTGAATTCCAACTCAAGGTTAATGGTCTATTGTTCCAAAACCACCCATACTTGGGTAGAAAAGGCCGCTATCCTTTTTGGTCATGGTTCAAAGTCAGTTAGATGGATTCCTACTGATTCCGAGAATAAAATGAACAACGAACTACTTTCCATAGCCATAAAACAAGATATTGAAAAAGGTTACCAACCCTTTATGGTCATTGGTACCGCAGGAGATGTAAGCACCGGTGCGGTGGATAATCTGACCGAGATCGCTTTAATCTGTAAAGAACAAAATCTTTGGTTTCATATTGATGGGGCTTATGGAGCACCCGCAGCCATTATTCCTGAGTTGAAAGAGCTGTTCCTAGGAATAGAAGAGGCCGATTCTATTGCTTTGGACCCCCATAAATGGCTATATGCACCGCTTGAAGCGGGTTGTACTTTGGTTAAAAACCCAAAACACCTAATAGACACTTTCAGTTCAAATCCTGAATATTACAACTTCACAAAAGACGAAGAAGGACAATCTCTTAATTTTTATGAATACGGACTTCAAAACTCAAGAGGTTTCAGGGCATTAAAGGTTTGGATGGCTTTGCAACAAAATGGTAGAAAGGGTTATAAGAAAATGATTGGAGAGGACATCGTTTTGTCCCAATTGCTTTTTGATTTAGCAACTTCCCATCCAGAATTGGAAGCCATAACACAAAATTTGAGCATTACCACATTTAGGTATGTTCCGCAACAAGGTCTTCCGAATGACAAAGAGAAACGTGAAACCTACCTAAACACCTTGAATGAAAAAATATTGGACAAACTACAACAAGGTGGAGAGGTCTTTTTATCAAATGCCATTATCAATGAAAAGTATTGTCTTAGAGGATGCATTGTAAACTTTAGAACTTCTCAAAAAGATATAGAAGAAATTATTGAAATTGTTGTTAGAGAAGGAGATAAAATGCATCGCGAACTACAAACAAACTGA
- a CDS encoding class I SAM-dependent methyltransferase yields the protein MELNEEKLHDLLGKVVTEMGAAANGPLVTLGDKLGLYKSLSESGPMTSGELASATGTAERYVREWLSAQAASGYIAYDAKNNTFSMTPEQAAVFGDAKSPVFMTGAFYAITSVYHDEPKIEKAFKTGEGVSWGDHNSCLFCGTEKFFSPSYESNLTSNWLPALDGVVEKLEKGAKVADIGCGHAASTIIMAKAFPNSTFFGYDFHDKSIQKAMQRAKEAGVTNATFRVATAKDFPGKDYDFVTFFDCLHDMGDPVGACAHVKDALKPDGTCMVVEPFAKDSLEENLNPVGRAFYAFSTMLCTPCSLNQEVGLALGAQAGEKRLKEVITSGGFNSFKKVVETPFNLILEARA from the coding sequence ATGGAATTAAACGAAGAAAAATTACACGACTTATTAGGTAAAGTAGTAACTGAAATGGGAGCTGCGGCAAATGGTCCACTTGTCACTTTAGGTGACAAACTCGGCTTGTACAAATCGTTGTCGGAATCTGGCCCAATGACTTCTGGCGAGTTGGCCTCGGCCACAGGTACAGCTGAACGATATGTTCGTGAGTGGCTATCAGCCCAAGCTGCATCTGGATATATTGCGTACGATGCCAAGAATAATACCTTCTCAATGACTCCAGAACAAGCTGCTGTATTTGGCGATGCCAAAAGTCCGGTATTTATGACTGGAGCGTTTTATGCAATTACCTCGGTATACCACGATGAACCCAAAATAGAAAAAGCGTTTAAAACAGGGGAAGGGGTTTCTTGGGGAGATCATAATAGCTGTCTCTTCTGCGGAACTGAAAAATTTTTCAGTCCGTCCTATGAAAGCAATTTAACTTCAAATTGGTTACCAGCTTTGGATGGTGTTGTCGAAAAATTGGAAAAGGGGGCCAAGGTAGCCGATATTGGATGTGGTCATGCGGCATCCACTATAATTATGGCAAAAGCATTTCCCAATTCCACGTTTTTTGGATATGATTTTCATGACAAATCTATTCAAAAAGCCATGCAAAGAGCAAAAGAAGCAGGTGTCACAAATGCCACTTTCAGAGTTGCCACTGCGAAAGATTTCCCTGGCAAGGATTACGATTTTGTTACTTTCTTTGATTGTTTACACGATATGGGTGACCCAGTTGGGGCATGCGCCCATGTAAAAGATGCCCTGAAACCAGACGGCACTTGCATGGTGGTTGAACCTTTTGCAAAAGACTCCTTAGAGGAAAACCTGAATCCTGTTGGTCGTGCTTTTTATGCATTTTCCACAATGCTTTGTACCCCTTGTTCCCTTAATCAGGAAGTTGGCCTAGCCTTGGGTGCACAAGCGGGTGAAAAACGACTTAAAGAAGTAATCACTTCAGGTGGTTTCAATAGTTTTAAAAAGGTAGTAGAGACTCCTTTTAATCTAATCCTTGAGGCCAGGGCATAA